The proteins below come from a single Necator americanus strain Aroian chromosome V, whole genome shotgun sequence genomic window:
- a CDS encoding hypothetical protein (NECATOR_CHRV.G17477.T1) — translation MELSEGQFDNYMNIDDGAGVSNPDTSHYESLYKLKGLSTEELRKRRRISEVQIRKQKQEDFFNSKRRLDSDEVEFTLADDCCIIPKAVLDMIKSGNFQNECAGLKFLRSKISESAEDVNCMSSLGDISLISQLTRLLIRGDEELIDDVSWILVNMFRRHEKQPFTNEVRGQVLSTFCGLIRRAASPKSMVPGQLENSVLSQLLWSVASLVENSVANRNFVVASGIVQDILQIASRNKKLVILRHLMFLIAVLFADIHEFTPDVAELCPLLPLVARHLSSEDETIQADAVRTCKLMSECVEFYGPMADAGILCKLIYLIPKCSSYVLQGVLRCIANVIQETSLYTKDMIRENLLNNLIPLMSRSTTMRESCFICSNIAAEGGDVLQAVLDAGTLKQMSILLEMADYETRKEAFYIMYHTATSPRSCHLAALLAADLLAPLCDFLTVLEYSLVADAMEALSSLLAYGEELAIGLTDFLNPVATRMEELGAKDKLEFLCNSHSMNIHVAAHEILEKYFYSCDENEITTQLAVTMPPYSGAVARDSMDETIDMIVKSVCL, via the exons ATGGAGCTGAGTGAAG GACAGTTTGATAACTACATGAATATTGACGATGGTGCAGGAGTTTCGAATCCAGATACAAGTCATTATGAAAGTCTGTACAAACTCAAAG GTCTGTCAACCGAAGAATTGAGAAAACGAAGACGAATATCGGAAGTTCAAATAAGAAAGCAGAAGCAAGAAGATTTCTTTAATAGTAAGAGAAGGCTAGACAGCGACGAAGTGGAG TTTACGCTCGCAGATGACTGTTGCATCATTCCGAAAGCTGTTCTTGACATGATAAAGAGTGGGAATTTCCAGAACGAATGTGCTGGTCTAAAATTTCTACGTTCTAAGATCTCTGAAAGCGCTG AGGATGTGAACTGCATGTCGAGTTTGGGTGACATATCGCTCATTTCCCAACTCACACGGTTGCTTATCCGCGGAGATGAAGAGCTTATCGATGATGTATCATGGATTCTTGTAAACATGTTTCGGCGACACGAAAAGCAACCGTTTACGAACGAAGTTCGTGGTCAAGTCCTTTCTACATTCTGTGGTCTTATCCGACGAGCTGCTTCTCCAAAAAGCAT GGTGCCAGGACAACTGGAGAACTCCGTTCTATCACAGCTTCTATGGTCTGTTGCTAGCTTGGTGGAAAACTCGGTTGCTAATAGGAACTTCGTTGTTGCTAGTGGAATTGTGCAGGACATTCTACAAATTGCATCTAG GAATAAGAAGCTTGTCATCCTCAGAcatttgatgtttttgattgcTGTTCTATTTGCAGACATTCACGAGTTCACTCCTGATGTtgctgag CTTTGTCCCTTGCTACCTCTTGTTGCTCGTCATTTATCTTCTGAGGACGAAACTATCCAGGCTGACGCTGTTCGGACCTGCAAACTAATGTCCGAATGTGTAGAGTTTTATGGG CCTATGGCAGATGCTGGAATCTTATGTAAACTGATATATTTAATACCTAAGTGTTCTTCATATGTCCTGCAAGGTGTTTTACGCTGCATTGCGAATGTCATACAAGAAACATCGTTGTACACGAAAG atatgATTAGGGAGAATCTACTCAACAACCTTATTCCCCTTATGTCGCGAAGTACAACGATGCGGGAGTCTTGCTTCATTTGTAGTAACATCGCAGCCGAAGGTGGTGATGTATTACAAGCCGTTCTCGATGCTGGAACGCTTAAGCAAATGTCGATTTTGCTCGAGATGGCTGACTATGAAACCCGTAAAGAG GCGTTCTACATCATGTACCACACTGCAACGTCTCCCCGCTCCTGTCATCTCGCGGCACTTTTAGCAGCCGATTTATTGGCTCCACTTTGTGACTTTCTTACAGTTTTGGAATATTCACTTGTTGCTGACGCTATGGAAGCTCTGTCTTCCTTGCTCGCTTATGGAGAAGAACTTGCGATAGGATTGACAG ACTTCCTGAATCCTGTCGCTACTCGAATGGAAGAGCTCGGAGCAAAGGATAAGTTGGAATTTTTGTGCAACAGTCACTCCATGAACATACACGTTGCAGCTCATGAAATTCTAGAGAA ATACTTCTACTCGTGTGACGAAAACGAAATCACAACTCAGCTTGCAGTCACCATGCCACCTTACTCAGGTGCTGTGGCACGCGACTCAATGGATGAAACAATAGACATGATTGTAAAAAGTGTATGTCTCTGA
- a CDS encoding hypothetical protein (NECATOR_CHRV.G17480.T1), which produces MKSQGSPLLMLSKPSREATLSGFIMATKTTPGNSQFKKPPLYAARGSRPEEGTAVMFTISSSVRLTDIVVAPKSYTGSNHCLLRERFSFTRKGE; this is translated from the coding sequence ATGAAGAGCCAAGGGTCTCCCTTACTAATGCTGTCAAAGCcaagtcgcgaggctacgctTTCCGGGTTTATCATGGCGACTAAGACTACCCCCGGGAACTCACAATTCAAGAaacctcctctctacgctgcaCGTGGGAGTCGACCGGAAGAGGGTACCGCAGTAATGTTTACCATATCATCGTCAGTCAGGCTCACGGATATCGTTGTTGCGCCAAAATCCTATACAGGATCGAACCATTGCCTTCTTCGAGAAcgattttccttcacacgAAAAGGAGAGTAA
- a CDS encoding hypothetical protein (NECATOR_CHRV.G17479.T2): MLSLPYLIFLISSSATILVNANFTDYTVLRISTTKDSIKDDLRRLDGLLGYRIDYLRQVRCTGRPAEMLVLEKDLGFVREYLDQNGIANELLTTNMSHDLRRERRALIGPVEGEITYELIQKKYLSFDDQMALLLQLAKRFPQLVDVWQVATSYEGRSIYAIKIGYPSTVKKPILWIDAGIHAREWIAHSTALNIIWQFVHDFSYKRLLHEMDIIVVPNTNPDGYEYSRETNRMWRKTRSRSTASRFSEQCSGVDANRNYPFHFGEEGVSHWPCQEIYCGRVALSEPEVMGLAAAILEKKDQIRGYIALHSFGQDILYPWGHKVHVYPPDVEDLKSMAKGIAAAIQSVYGTRYLVSNSADGLYPASGAADDWAKSIGIKYSFTFELSPTQLDPGFLLPESHISRVGRETMEGVAYMANRLRAEEAGRLLNDIISSRPIKRRTQATRGGFAYASQRHI; the protein is encoded by the exons ATGCTTTCATTACCATACCTCATATTTTTGATCAGCTCATCTGCCACAATTCTCGTCAACGCCAACTTTACCGA CTACACAGTTCTACGGATCTCAACAACAAAAGATTCTATAAAGGACGATCTACGGAGATTGGATGGACTCTTAGGATATCGA atagACTATTTACGACAAGTACGATGCACTGGACGGCCAGCAGAAATGCTTGTGCTGGAGAAAGATCTAGGCTTTGTACGCGAATATCTTGATCAAAATGGTATCGCTAATGAACTGCTCA CAACAAATATGTCTCACGATCTACGACGAGAGCGTCGAGCGCTGATAGGACCGGTAGAAGGCGAAATCACGTACGAGCTCATACAGAAAAAATATCTTTCATTTGATGAT CAAATGGCTTTACTACTTCAACTCGCTAAACGATTCCCACAACTTGTCGACGTATGGCAAGTCGCAACATCCTACGAAGGACGAAGCATCTATGCCATTAAA ATTGGATATCCATCAACTGTAAAGAAACCAATTCTATGGATAGATGCAGGGATACATGCAAGAGAATGGATTGCACATTCAACTGCTCTCAATATCATTTGGCAG ttcgTTCACGATTTCTCCTATAAACGATTGCTACATGAAATGGATATTATTGTGGTGCCAAACACAAATCCTGATGGATACGAATATAGTCGAGAGACGAATAGAATGTGGAGAAAGACAAg ATCACGGTCAACAGCTAGTCGATTCAGCGAGCAATGTAGCGGTGTGGATGCGAACAGAAATTATCCATTCCATTTTGGAGAAGAAGGAGTGAGCCATTGGCCTTGCCA AGAGATTTATTGCGGTCGTGTAGCGTTAAGTGAGCCTGAG GTGATGGGATTAGCGGCAGCGATCCtggagaaaaaagatcaaattcGAGGATACATAGCACTACATTCATTTGGTCAAGATATCCTGTACCCATGGGGACATAAGGTGCACGTCTACCCTCCGGATGTTGAAGACCTG AAGTCGATGGCAAAGGGAATTGCCGCGGCCATCCAATCTGTCTATGGGACCCGCTATCTCGTTTCCAACAGCGCTGACGGTCTCT ATCCAGCATCAGGAGCTGCCGACGATTGGGCAAAGAGCATCGGTATAAAATACTCATTCACATTCGAATTATCTCCAACTCAATTAGA CCCCGGATTTCTTCTGCCAGAATCACATATTTCCCGAGTTGGACGAGAAACTATGGAAGGTGTGGCTTATATGGCGAATCGTTTACGAGCTGAAGAAGCCGGACGACTTCTCAACGACATCATCTCGTCCAGACCGATAAAGAGGCGGACACAAGCAACGAGGGGCGGGTTTGCATACGCATCACAACGGCATATATAA
- a CDS encoding hypothetical protein (NECATOR_CHRV.G17476.T1), producing the protein MPLRIAGSDIAGVYDPLGSDRRLQNPQRDPNDMLLFFIPFGIVLFTSLVLEMVAIIYSRRLAALQRAAEAATAPKREAVTEVEGEETTNLSERSALDADPNDPFFKN; encoded by the exons ATGCCACTGAGGATTGCTGGCAGCGACATAGCAGGTGTGTACGATCCACTTGGCAGTGATCGAAGGTTGCAGAACCCACAACGAGACCC AAATGATATGCTCCTATTCTTCATTCCATTTGGGATTGTGTTGTTCACGTCGCTGGTGCTGGAAATGGTGGCAATAATTTACTCCAGAAGGCTTGCAGCACTTCAACGGGCCGCTGAGGCTGCAACCGCTCCTAAGAGAGAAGCTGTCACGGAAGTGGAAGGAGAAGAGACCACAAATTTGTCAGAAAGAAGTGCGTTGGATGCTGATCCGAATGAtccgtttttcaaaaattga
- a CDS encoding hypothetical protein (NECATOR_CHRV.G17479.T1) produces the protein MLSLPYLIFLISSSATILVNANFTDYTVLRISTTKDSIKDDLRRLDGLLGYRIDYLRQVRCTGRPAEMLVLEKDLGFVREYLDQNGIANELLTTNMSHDLRRERRALIGPVEGEITYELIQKKYLSFDDQMALLLQLAKRFPQLVDVWQVATSYEGRSIYAIKIGYPSTVKKPILWIDAGIHAREWIAHSTALNIIWQFVHDFSYKRLLHEMDIIVVPNTNPDGYEYSRETNRMWRKTRSRSTASRFSEQCSGVDANRNYPFHFGEEGVSHWPCQEIYCGRVALSEPEVMGLAAAILEKKDQIRGYIALHSFGQDILYPWGHKVHVYPPDVEDLKSMAKGIAAAIQSVYGTRYLVSNSADGLYPASGAADDWAKSIGIKYSFTFELSPTQLELVPGFLLPESHISRVGRETMEGVAYMANRLRAEEAGRLLNDIISSRPIKRRTQATRGGFAYASQRHI, from the exons ATGCTTTCATTACCATACCTCATATTTTTGATCAGCTCATCTGCCACAATTCTCGTCAACGCCAACTTTACCGA CTACACAGTTCTACGGATCTCAACAACAAAAGATTCTATAAAGGACGATCTACGGAGATTGGATGGACTCTTAGGATATCGA atagACTATTTACGACAAGTACGATGCACTGGACGGCCAGCAGAAATGCTTGTGCTGGAGAAAGATCTAGGCTTTGTACGCGAATATCTTGATCAAAATGGTATCGCTAATGAACTGCTCA CAACAAATATGTCTCACGATCTACGACGAGAGCGTCGAGCGCTGATAGGACCGGTAGAAGGCGAAATCACGTACGAGCTCATACAGAAAAAATATCTTTCATTTGATGAT CAAATGGCTTTACTACTTCAACTCGCTAAACGATTCCCACAACTTGTCGACGTATGGCAAGTCGCAACATCCTACGAAGGACGAAGCATCTATGCCATTAAA ATTGGATATCCATCAACTGTAAAGAAACCAATTCTATGGATAGATGCAGGGATACATGCAAGAGAATGGATTGCACATTCAACTGCTCTCAATATCATTTGGCAG ttcgTTCACGATTTCTCCTATAAACGATTGCTACATGAAATGGATATTATTGTGGTGCCAAACACAAATCCTGATGGATACGAATATAGTCGAGAGACGAATAGAATGTGGAGAAAGACAAg ATCACGGTCAACAGCTAGTCGATTCAGCGAGCAATGTAGCGGTGTGGATGCGAACAGAAATTATCCATTCCATTTTGGAGAAGAAGGAGTGAGCCATTGGCCTTGCCA AGAGATTTATTGCGGTCGTGTAGCGTTAAGTGAGCCTGAG GTGATGGGATTAGCGGCAGCGATCCtggagaaaaaagatcaaattcGAGGATACATAGCACTACATTCATTTGGTCAAGATATCCTGTACCCATGGGGACATAAGGTGCACGTCTACCCTCCGGATGTTGAAGACCTG AAGTCGATGGCAAAGGGAATTGCCGCGGCCATCCAATCTGTCTATGGGACCCGCTATCTCGTTTCCAACAGCGCTGACGGTCTCT ATCCAGCATCAGGAGCTGCCGACGATTGGGCAAAGAGCATCGGTATAAAATACTCATTCACATTCGAATTATCTCCAACTCAATTAGAGTTAGT CCCCGGATTTCTTCTGCCAGAATCACATATTTCCCGAGTTGGACGAGAAACTATGGAAGGTGTGGCTTATATGGCGAATCGTTTACGAGCTGAAGAAGCCGGACGACTTCTCAACGACATCATCTCGTCCAGACCGATAAAGAGGCGGACACAAGCAACGAGGGGCGGGTTTGCATACGCATCACAACGGCATATATAA
- a CDS encoding hypothetical protein (NECATOR_CHRV.G17478.T1) yields MDLIRIANPIANRKQRYSTKYFEQYRSAGWARASAGESGSDCTWVVCRFSPHSETLLYLGDDEGNIAIADVAPVVESDHELGTTILQHFAAHEATIMDVVGVPNCPTQLLSISGDTTVRLWDLHSQQSTLYFGHEMSVRSACFAPNNSHVFATGGRDGQIRLWDSRTSTFQKQGQQLKKPVNIYRNAHVIKDFRTPPKRKSTPLRLSNRLEKVEPPSVTSLVYANEYMLISASSNAKSGLKIWDTRKIAVKEEGHALSVLEVPINKDAGVTCLSLDRYGSSLFAAVTDNYVYEYGILTNNTKPIRHFGGASIESFYVQVQASPVSDHILCGSKNQQAVLWDLQDLHNFSDEHMSSAKQGRAAFPMFTLNGHDSEVCCVSWSRAGKYIASMDDEHLRIWSADTVKSRNKEKEPNSNLEGMTPYQLKESEKTMLLMNRMSIAQCRPDTSAPVSNTPSRKRKEPFASPIKRLKTPTKSPNSKIMKLASPILPLSNITNATPNSPDSSSTSTPFSQRRKRRRSAFSYRYPTENLPNKVYERFVAKYRAKRLAENQPSESPNASQTLNSTKKNMDDFCIRSSGGKMELSKSGRTRLPSVSEFTGSVCSKMLTEDDRAHQNSPRKLTIKLTPLKSRPLTQTKEQSSIQRRSSRNLLDYFSKK; encoded by the exons ATGGACCTCATTCGGATAGCAAATCCAATAGCAAATCGTAAACAACGCTATTCAACTAAATATTTCGAGCAGTATCGTTCAGCGGGTTGGGCACGAGCTTCTGCCGGTGAAAGTGGAAGTGAT TGCACATGGGTTGTGTGTCGGTTTTCGCCTCATAGCGAAACTTTGCTCTATCTTGGAGATGATGAAGGGAACATTGCCATAGCAGATGTGGCTCCTGTTGTTGAATCTGATCATGAACTTGGAACTACGATCTTGCAAC ATTTTGCTGCACATGAGGCCACTATTATGGATGTTGTCGGTGTTCCAAACTGTCCTACTCAGTTACTGTCTATATCAGGGGATACAACGGTTCG ATTATGGGACCTTCATTCTCAACAATCCACTCTATACTTCGGTCATGAGATGTCCGTTCGTAGTGCATGTTTTGCGCCAAATAATAGTC ATGTTTTCGCTACGGGTGGACGTGATGGACAGATTCGTTTGTGGGATTCTAGAACAAGTACTTTCCAAAAACAGGGGCAGCAGTTGAAGAAACCTGTGAATATATATAGAAATGCCCATGTTATCAAAG ATTTTCGTACTCCACCGAAGAGAAAATCAACACCACTGCGACTATCGAATCGTTTGGAAAAGGTGGAACCTCCGAGCGTCACTAGTCTTGTGTATGCAAATGAGTATATGCTGATTTCGGCATCTTCTAATGCTAAAAG TGGCTTGAAGATTTGGGACACTCGAAAAATTGCTGTCAAGGAAGAAGGACATGCACTATCTGTGTTGGAAGTCCCTATAAACAAAGATGCTG GTGTCACATGTCTCTCTCTTGATCGGTACGGAAGTTCGCTATTTGCAGCCGTGACAGATAATTACGTCTACGAGTACGGCATCCTGACCAACAACACTAAACCTA TTCGACATTTTGGTGGTGCATCAATAGAATCTTTTTATGTGCAG GTGCAAGCATCTCCTGTTAGCGATCACATCCTTTGCGGCTCGAAGAATCAGCAAGCTGTGCTGTGGGATTTGCAG GACTTACACAACTTTTCGGATGAGCACATGTCTTCCGCAAAACAAGGTCGAGCTGCATTCCCAATGTTCACATTAAATGGACACGATTCTGAAGTGTGCTGTGTTAGTTGGAGTCGCGCCGGGAA ATACATCGCTTCCATGGATGATGAGCATTTGCGTATTTGGAGCGCTGATACTGTCAAATCGCGTAATAAGGAAAAGGAGCCGAACTCGAATCTGGAAGGAATGACACCTTATCAGTTGAAAGAATCTGAAAAGACTATGCTGCTCATgaacag AATGTCAATCGCTCAGTGTCGTCCGGATACGAGTGCTCCTGTTAGCAATACTCCGTCTCGTAAAAGGAAGGAGCCGTTCGCAAGTCCTATCAAACGGTTGAAAACGCCTACAAAGTCTCcgaattcaaaaataatgaa GCTAGCTTCTCCCATTTTACCGCTATCTAACATTACGAACGCTACACCAAACTCTCCAGACTCTTCAAGTACGTCGACACCGTTTTCACAGCGAAGGAAGCGACGAAGAAGCGCATTCTCCTATAG ATATCCCACAGAGAATCTACCAAATAAAGTGTACGAACGATTCGTGGCAAAGTATAGGGCCAAACGACTGGCAGAGAATCAGCCGTCAGAAAGCCCAAACGCTTCTCAAACACTCAAT AGCACTAAGAAGAATATGGATGATTTCTGTATACGCAGTAGTGGTGGGAAAATGGAGCTAAGTAAATCAGGAAGAACACG GTTACCCAGTGTCTCAGAGTTTACTGGCTCTGTTTGCTCTAAAATGCTCACAGAAGACGATCGTGCTCATCAAAATTCTCCTCGGAAACTAACAATTAAATTGACTCCCTTAAAGTCAAGACCATTGACACAAACCAAAG aacaATCGAGTATTCAAAGAAGATCGAGCCGAAACTTACTAGATTATTTCTCAAAGAAGTGA